From the Oryza glaberrima chromosome 5, OglaRS2, whole genome shotgun sequence genome, one window contains:
- the LOC127773120 gene encoding glutathione gamma-glutamylcysteinyltransferase 1-like isoform X1, translating into MRCTFPLLEVEYSESTTRDETKAFAAMASKPSSRAESNQEAAAVPSLYGRALPSPPAVEFASAEGRRLFAEALQGGTMQGFFSLVSVFQTQSEPAFCGLATLAVVLNALRIDPGRRWKGPWRWFDESMLDCCERLDTVRAEGITFGKVACLAHCSGADVRTFRAAQATLADLRRHLLRCASSQDCHLVASYHRKLLGQTGTGHFSPIGGYHAGQDMALILDVARFKYPPHWIPLPLLWEAMNTIDEATGLLRGFMLISRNTEAPLLIRAVNCRDESWQSMAKYCIEVVPNLLRDNSVDNVLTILSRLVNHLPPNAGNFIKWVIEVRRQEEGGSSPSKEANEMPFLKEKVLQQIRDTKLFQLVHKLQCSKQPCCSCSSLTDEDSISQIAASVCCEATALLSGNLSSRDGLFFSETCSGCTQVNDEGLKNVITGKVVSEGNGHVDKLSPISSTETCFCNSTLSNETVNYPSNTDILTVLLLSLHPSTWLCIEDEKLKAEFQSLVSTDDLPDPLKLEILHLRRQLRYLKACREKEAYEDTWPQPWEQC; encoded by the exons ATGCGATGCACATTCCCTTTGCTCGAGGTCGAATACTCGGAATCCACGACACGAGACGAGACGAAAGCTTTTGCCGCAATGGCGTCAAAACCAAGCAGCCGAGCGGAAAGCAaccaggaggcggcggcggtgccgtcGCTGTACGGGCGCgccctgccgtcgccgccggcggtggagttCGCgtcggcggaggggcggcggctgtTCGCGGAGGCGCTCCAGGGGGGCACCATGCAGGGGTTCTTCAGCCTCGTCTCCGTCTTCCAGACGCAGTCGGAGCCGGCCTTCTGCGGCCTCGCcacgctcgccgtcgtcctcaACGCGCTCCGCATCGACCcggggcggcggtggaaggGCCCCTGGCGGTGGTTCGACGAGTCCATGCTCGACTGCTGCGAGCGCCTCGACACGGTCAGGGCGGAGGGGATCACCTTCGGCAAGGTCGCCTGCCTCGCCCACTGCTCCGGCGCCGACGTCCGCACCTTCCGCGCCGCCCAGGCCACGCtcgccgacctccgccgccacctcctgcgCTGCGCCTCCTCCCAGGATTGCCATCTCGTCGCCTCCTACCACCGGAAGCTTCTCGGCCAG ACTGGAACAGGGCATTTCTCGCCGATTGGCGGCTACCATGCTGGGCAGGACATGGCGCTGATCCTGGATGTCGCTCGCTTCAAATACCCTCCTCATTGGATTCCGCTGCCGCTTCTTTGGGAAGCCATGAACACGATTGATGAAGCAACTGGGCTTCTCAGGGG GTTCATGCTTATCTCAAGGAATACTGAAGCTCCTTTATTGATCCGTGCAGTG AATTGCAGGGATGAAAGCTGGCAAAGCATGGCAAAGTATTGCATAGAAGTTGTCCCAAATCTTTTGAGGGATAACAGCGTAGACAATGTCCTAACAATTCTTTCCCGTTTAGTGAATCATCTTCCTCCCAATGCTGGAAATTTTATCAAATGGGTCATTGAAGTTAGGAGACAAGAGGAAGGAGGATCCAGCCCAAGTAAAGAGGCTAACGAAATGCCTTTCCTGAAg GAAAAGGTCCTACAGCAAATCCGTGATACTAAGCTTTTTCAGCTGGTCCACAAACTGCAATGTTCTAAGCAGCCCTGTTGTAGTTGCTCGTCTTTAACGGACGAAGATTCCATTTCCCAGATTGCAGCCAGTGTGTGCTGTGAAGCAACCGCATTGCTAAGTGGGAATCTGTCATCAAGAGATGGATTATTTTTCAGTGAAACTTGTTCCGGATGTACACAAGTGAATGATGAGGGGCttaaaaatgtcattacaggCAAAGTGGTATCTGAAGGCAATGGACATGTTGATAAGCTTTCACCGATATCCTCGACTGAAACATGCTTCTGCAATTCAACTCTGAGCAATGAAACTGTCAATTATCCATCAAACACAGACATTCTAACTGTTCTATTGCTGTCGTTACATCCTAGCACATGGTTGTGCATTGAAGATGAGAAGTTGAAAGCTGAATTTCAGAGCCTTGTTTCTACGGACGATCTTCCTGATCCTCTTAAACTGGAG ATATTGCACCTAAGGAGGCAGCTCCGTTATCTGAAGGCTTGTAGAGAAAAGGAGGCATATGAAGATACTTGGCCACAACCTTGGGAACAATGCTAA
- the LOC127773120 gene encoding glutathione gamma-glutamylcysteinyltransferase 1-like isoform X2 has translation MASKPSSRAESNQEAAAVPSLYGRALPSPPAVEFASAEGRRLFAEALQGGTMQGFFSLVSVFQTQSEPAFCGLATLAVVLNALRIDPGRRWKGPWRWFDESMLDCCERLDTVRAEGITFGKVACLAHCSGADVRTFRAAQATLADLRRHLLRCASSQDCHLVASYHRKLLGQTGTGHFSPIGGYHAGQDMALILDVARFKYPPHWIPLPLLWEAMNTIDEATGLLRGGKLTCQCLVNQILNHLPPNAGNFIKWVIEVRRQEEGGSSPSKEANEMPFLKEKVLQQIRDTKLFQLVHKLQCSKQPCCSCSSLTDEDSISQIAASVCCEATALLSGNLSSRDGLFFSETCSGCTQVNDEGLKNVITGKVVSEGNGHVDKLSPISSTETCFCNSTLSNETVNYPSNTDILTVLLLSLHPSTWLCIEDEKLKAEFQSLVSTDDLPDPLKLEILHLRRQLRYLKACREKEAYEDTWPQPWEQC, from the exons ATGGCGTCAAAACCAAGCAGCCGAGCGGAAAGCAaccaggaggcggcggcggtgccgtcGCTGTACGGGCGCgccctgccgtcgccgccggcggtggagttCGCgtcggcggaggggcggcggctgtTCGCGGAGGCGCTCCAGGGGGGCACCATGCAGGGGTTCTTCAGCCTCGTCTCCGTCTTCCAGACGCAGTCGGAGCCGGCCTTCTGCGGCCTCGCcacgctcgccgtcgtcctcaACGCGCTCCGCATCGACCcggggcggcggtggaaggGCCCCTGGCGGTGGTTCGACGAGTCCATGCTCGACTGCTGCGAGCGCCTCGACACGGTCAGGGCGGAGGGGATCACCTTCGGCAAGGTCGCCTGCCTCGCCCACTGCTCCGGCGCCGACGTCCGCACCTTCCGCGCCGCCCAGGCCACGCtcgccgacctccgccgccacctcctgcgCTGCGCCTCCTCCCAGGATTGCCATCTCGTCGCCTCCTACCACCGGAAGCTTCTCGGCCAG ACTGGAACAGGGCATTTCTCGCCGATTGGCGGCTACCATGCTGGGCAGGACATGGCGCTGATCCTGGATGTCGCTCGCTTCAAATACCCTCCTCATTGGATTCCGCTGCCGCTTCTTTGGGAAGCCATGAACACGATTGATGAAGCAACTGGGCTTCTCAGGGG TGGTAAATTAACATGCCAATGCTTGGTGAATCAAATAT TGAATCATCTTCCTCCCAATGCTGGAAATTTTATCAAATGGGTCATTGAAGTTAGGAGACAAGAGGAAGGAGGATCCAGCCCAAGTAAAGAGGCTAACGAAATGCCTTTCCTGAAg GAAAAGGTCCTACAGCAAATCCGTGATACTAAGCTTTTTCAGCTGGTCCACAAACTGCAATGTTCTAAGCAGCCCTGTTGTAGTTGCTCGTCTTTAACGGACGAAGATTCCATTTCCCAGATTGCAGCCAGTGTGTGCTGTGAAGCAACCGCATTGCTAAGTGGGAATCTGTCATCAAGAGATGGATTATTTTTCAGTGAAACTTGTTCCGGATGTACACAAGTGAATGATGAGGGGCttaaaaatgtcattacaggCAAAGTGGTATCTGAAGGCAATGGACATGTTGATAAGCTTTCACCGATATCCTCGACTGAAACATGCTTCTGCAATTCAACTCTGAGCAATGAAACTGTCAATTATCCATCAAACACAGACATTCTAACTGTTCTATTGCTGTCGTTACATCCTAGCACATGGTTGTGCATTGAAGATGAGAAGTTGAAAGCTGAATTTCAGAGCCTTGTTTCTACGGACGATCTTCCTGATCCTCTTAAACTGGAG ATATTGCACCTAAGGAGGCAGCTCCGTTATCTGAAGGCTTGTAGAGAAAAGGAGGCATATGAAGATACTTGGCCACAACCTTGGGAACAATGCTAA
- the LOC127773120 gene encoding glutathione gamma-glutamylcysteinyltransferase 1-like isoform X3, whose translation MASKPSSRAESNQEAAAVPSLYGRALPSPPAVEFASAEGRRLFAEALQGGTMQGFFSLVSVFQTQSEPAFCGLATLAVVLNALRIDPGRRWKGPWRWFDESMLDCCERLDTVRAEGITFGKVACLAHCSGADVRTFRAAQATLADLRRHLLRCASSQDCHLVASYHRKLLGQTGTGHFSPIGGYHAGQDMALILDVARFKYPPHWIPLPLLWEAMNTIDEATGLLRGIAGMKAGKAWQMNHLPPNAGNFIKWVIEVRRQEEGGSSPSKEANEMPFLKEKVLQQIRDTKLFQLVHKLQCSKQPCCSCSSLTDEDSISQIAASVCCEATALLSGNLSSRDGLFFSETCSGCTQVNDEGLKNVITGKVVSEGNGHVDKLSPISSTETCFCNSTLSNETVNYPSNTDILTVLLLSLHPSTWLCIEDEKLKAEFQSLVSTDDLPDPLKLEILHLRRQLRYLKACREKEAYEDTWPQPWEQC comes from the exons ATGGCGTCAAAACCAAGCAGCCGAGCGGAAAGCAaccaggaggcggcggcggtgccgtcGCTGTACGGGCGCgccctgccgtcgccgccggcggtggagttCGCgtcggcggaggggcggcggctgtTCGCGGAGGCGCTCCAGGGGGGCACCATGCAGGGGTTCTTCAGCCTCGTCTCCGTCTTCCAGACGCAGTCGGAGCCGGCCTTCTGCGGCCTCGCcacgctcgccgtcgtcctcaACGCGCTCCGCATCGACCcggggcggcggtggaaggGCCCCTGGCGGTGGTTCGACGAGTCCATGCTCGACTGCTGCGAGCGCCTCGACACGGTCAGGGCGGAGGGGATCACCTTCGGCAAGGTCGCCTGCCTCGCCCACTGCTCCGGCGCCGACGTCCGCACCTTCCGCGCCGCCCAGGCCACGCtcgccgacctccgccgccacctcctgcgCTGCGCCTCCTCCCAGGATTGCCATCTCGTCGCCTCCTACCACCGGAAGCTTCTCGGCCAG ACTGGAACAGGGCATTTCTCGCCGATTGGCGGCTACCATGCTGGGCAGGACATGGCGCTGATCCTGGATGTCGCTCGCTTCAAATACCCTCCTCATTGGATTCCGCTGCCGCTTCTTTGGGAAGCCATGAACACGATTGATGAAGCAACTGGGCTTCTCAGGGG AATTGCAGGGATGAAAGCTGGCAAAGCATGGCAAA TGAATCATCTTCCTCCCAATGCTGGAAATTTTATCAAATGGGTCATTGAAGTTAGGAGACAAGAGGAAGGAGGATCCAGCCCAAGTAAAGAGGCTAACGAAATGCCTTTCCTGAAg GAAAAGGTCCTACAGCAAATCCGTGATACTAAGCTTTTTCAGCTGGTCCACAAACTGCAATGTTCTAAGCAGCCCTGTTGTAGTTGCTCGTCTTTAACGGACGAAGATTCCATTTCCCAGATTGCAGCCAGTGTGTGCTGTGAAGCAACCGCATTGCTAAGTGGGAATCTGTCATCAAGAGATGGATTATTTTTCAGTGAAACTTGTTCCGGATGTACACAAGTGAATGATGAGGGGCttaaaaatgtcattacaggCAAAGTGGTATCTGAAGGCAATGGACATGTTGATAAGCTTTCACCGATATCCTCGACTGAAACATGCTTCTGCAATTCAACTCTGAGCAATGAAACTGTCAATTATCCATCAAACACAGACATTCTAACTGTTCTATTGCTGTCGTTACATCCTAGCACATGGTTGTGCATTGAAGATGAGAAGTTGAAAGCTGAATTTCAGAGCCTTGTTTCTACGGACGATCTTCCTGATCCTCTTAAACTGGAG ATATTGCACCTAAGGAGGCAGCTCCGTTATCTGAAGGCTTGTAGAGAAAAGGAGGCATATGAAGATACTTGGCCACAACCTTGGGAACAATGCTAA
- the LOC127773120 gene encoding glutathione gamma-glutamylcysteinyltransferase 1-like isoform X4: MASKPSSRAESNQEAAAVPSLYGRALPSPPAVEFASAEGRRLFAEALQGGTMQGFFSLVSVFQTQSEPAFCGLATLAVVLNALRIDPGRRWKGPWRWFDESMLDCCERLDTVRAEGITFGKVACLAHCSGADVRTFRAAQATLADLRRHLLRCASSQDCHLVASYHRKLLGQTGTGHFSPIGGYHAGQDMALILDVARFKYPPHWIPLPLLWEAMNTIDEATGLLRGFMLISRNTEAPLLIRAVVN; the protein is encoded by the exons ATGGCGTCAAAACCAAGCAGCCGAGCGGAAAGCAaccaggaggcggcggcggtgccgtcGCTGTACGGGCGCgccctgccgtcgccgccggcggtggagttCGCgtcggcggaggggcggcggctgtTCGCGGAGGCGCTCCAGGGGGGCACCATGCAGGGGTTCTTCAGCCTCGTCTCCGTCTTCCAGACGCAGTCGGAGCCGGCCTTCTGCGGCCTCGCcacgctcgccgtcgtcctcaACGCGCTCCGCATCGACCcggggcggcggtggaaggGCCCCTGGCGGTGGTTCGACGAGTCCATGCTCGACTGCTGCGAGCGCCTCGACACGGTCAGGGCGGAGGGGATCACCTTCGGCAAGGTCGCCTGCCTCGCCCACTGCTCCGGCGCCGACGTCCGCACCTTCCGCGCCGCCCAGGCCACGCtcgccgacctccgccgccacctcctgcgCTGCGCCTCCTCCCAGGATTGCCATCTCGTCGCCTCCTACCACCGGAAGCTTCTCGGCCAG ACTGGAACAGGGCATTTCTCGCCGATTGGCGGCTACCATGCTGGGCAGGACATGGCGCTGATCCTGGATGTCGCTCGCTTCAAATACCCTCCTCATTGGATTCCGCTGCCGCTTCTTTGGGAAGCCATGAACACGATTGATGAAGCAACTGGGCTTCTCAGGGG GTTCATGCTTATCTCAAGGAATACTGAAGCTCCTTTATTGATCCGTGCAGTGGTAAATTAA
- the LOC127773124 gene encoding NAC domain-containing protein 67-like encodes MAMQLSLPVLPTGFRFHPTDEELVINYLQRRATGLSCPIPIIADVEIYNFNPWELPSMALFGEHEWYFFTLRDHRYPNSVRPSRSAASGFWKATGTDKPVQVANMQSTPIAMKKALVFYVGRPPMETKTTWIMHEYRLTNTGGSTASHPSLSSSTAHPSVKLDEWVLCKIFNKSPEPDNTAPPSNVVSRLQCSPPLPPPAAPPGNYPPLPVGATNDGGVFAGAGDMLFTIQEHQEGTPSMLPPIPNLEPPAATIGNSSLNGTAAAAADGHGRLEEEDTSAYTFTDQEMEQMLMDLMDQDFFGNDQPQE; translated from the exons ATGGCAATGCAGCTGTCCTTGCCTGTCTTGCCAACGGGTTTTCGTTTCCATCCAACCGATGAGGAACTAGTCATCAACTACCTCCAGAGGCGTGCTACCGGGCTATCGTGCCCCATCCCCATAATCGCAGATGTCGAAATATACAACTTCAACCCGTGGGAGCTTCCAT CCATGGCTCTATTTGGGGAACATGAGTGGTACTTTTTTACACTACGTGACCACAGGTACCCCAATAGTGTGCGCCCTAGTCGCTCAGCGGCGTCAGGCTTTTGGAAGGCCACCGGCACTGACAAGCCCGTCCAAGTTGCTAACATGCAAAGCACTCCTATAGCTATGAAGAAGGCACTTGTATTCTATGTTGGCCGCCCGCCCATGGAAACCAAGACTACATGGATCATGCATGAGTACCGTCTCACAAACACGGGAGGGTCCACTGCCTCCCACCCATCCTTGTCTTCATCCACCGCACACCCTTCTGTGAAG CTAGACGAGTGGGTGCTATGCAAGATCTTCAACAAGTCCCCAGAGCCGGACAACACCGCACCACCATCAAACGTCGTCTCACGGTTAcagtgctcgccgccgctgccgccgccggcggcaccgCCCGGCAACtacccgccgctgccggtgggtgcgacgaacgacggcggcgtgttcgccggcgccggcgacatgcTCTTCACCATCCAAGAGCACCAGGAGGGAACACCATCGATGCTGCCGCCGATCCCTAACCTTGAGCCACCGGCGGCAACAATTGGGAATTCCTCTCTCAAtggcactgctgctgctgctgctgatggccATGGCCGCCTTGAGGAAGAGGACACCAGCGCCTACACCTTCACCGACCAGGAAATGGAGCAGATGCTCATGGACCTGATGGACCAGGATTTCTTTGGCAATGATCAACCCCAGGAGTGA